One Desertifilum tharense IPPAS B-1220 genomic window carries:
- a CDS encoding GNAT family N-acetyltransferase — protein MQTTEAFSVREATCQDIPAIVDIHNGNVRTPTLLSHQGFLLATTTAEEVLDQFKKCVQYWVAVDCTERIRGFVAFSWPKLDENSLTAIFWYDESEREAIMGDRHIYIHVVATQKGYTGQGIARLMYKNLERHFPNSVFSTFIVCQPICNQRSIQFHQQQGFKVVGKVEREQFLDLKNYESVLLIKRT, from the coding sequence ATGCAAACAACAGAAGCGTTTAGTGTCCGAGAGGCAACCTGCCAGGATATCCCAGCAATTGTTGATATTCATAATGGTAATGTTCGCACGCCAACTCTCTTGAGTCATCAAGGCTTTTTATTAGCAACCACAACCGCAGAAGAAGTGCTTGACCAATTTAAAAAGTGCGTGCAATATTGGGTGGCTGTTGACTGCACCGAGCGAATTCGAGGATTTGTTGCTTTTTCTTGGCCCAAATTAGATGAAAATTCTCTTACCGCAATCTTTTGGTATGATGAATCTGAACGAGAGGCAATTATGGGCGATCGCCATATTTATATTCATGTTGTTGCCACCCAAAAAGGGTATACTGGCCAGGGGATTGCGCGGTTGATGTATAAAAATCTTGAGCGACACTTTCCCAATTCAGTATTTTCTACATTCATTGTCTGCCAACCCATTTGTAATCAGCGCTCTATTCAATTTCATCAACAGCAAGGGTTTAAAGTGGTAGGAAAGGTAGAGCGCGAGCAATTTCTAGACCTCAAAAATTATGAAAGCGTACTCCTGATTAAAAGAACCTGA
- a CDS encoding CHAT domain-containing protein, protein MSQFESPCLSIAIARLMAAAETISTHSAHFAIWVIRADYPGGYVHHDCLWPEHLSQTWQAWQEMFHSSGAVHGLQVPPVNLPQAEFTLAVDSPPGAAQASYSSRLMQQLGIHLWQWVFHGPIQSSLSHSQGIAIGQSRQLRLRLEVRDPNLIALPWEIMQPQAGKQAISLSQQILFSRTTSDVDPLPPRRTDATLNILLVFGQDSPEHEAQRTAHQSLTNGALDLAKEAEALAQTLENSTSESLGMNSSTIPVAKHVDTLIQPTPEELIEQLEAKPYNILFYGGHGVPSPDGGLLFLRPNTTLSGTELAQVLTRCRVTLAVFNACWGAQPDRHGDCPIPRSSLAEVLLHHGVPAVLGMRDSIADREALTFIQAFAQALADRLPIDQAVAVARQQLLTIYKFNQPAWTLPVLYMHPEFDGELIPPLEEGVTELPENSLTWMQKSLSPACLRSLGETEQVWPVRGGLMRVGRLPENDIVIQERWVSQRHAEIICRDPTSDLEAEPTYWLRDFSRYGTLISGLEGWKKIHHQEVPLQSGVKLKFGSSQGQTLEFIVERP, encoded by the coding sequence ATGTCTCAGTTTGAGAGTCCTTGCCTCAGCATTGCGATCGCCCGCCTCATGGCGGCAGCAGAGACGATCTCCACTCACTCTGCTCATTTTGCGATCTGGGTGATTCGAGCAGATTATCCGGGAGGATACGTTCACCACGACTGTTTATGGCCCGAACACCTGAGCCAAACCTGGCAGGCTTGGCAAGAGATGTTTCATAGCAGTGGCGCGGTTCATGGCTTGCAAGTTCCCCCGGTGAATTTGCCTCAAGCGGAATTCACCCTTGCTGTTGATTCCCCACCAGGAGCCGCACAAGCCAGTTATAGCAGCCGCTTGATGCAGCAATTGGGAATTCATCTCTGGCAATGGGTGTTTCATGGGCCGATTCAAAGCAGCCTGTCTCACAGCCAAGGCATTGCCATTGGTCAAAGTCGGCAATTGCGACTGCGCCTAGAGGTACGAGATCCCAACTTAATCGCCCTGCCTTGGGAAATTATGCAGCCTCAAGCAGGCAAACAGGCCATTTCGCTATCTCAACAAATTCTGTTTAGCCGAACGACCAGCGATGTCGATCCGCTGCCCCCACGACGTACAGATGCAACCTTAAATATTCTATTGGTCTTTGGTCAAGATTCGCCAGAACACGAAGCCCAACGCACCGCCCATCAAAGCTTGACGAATGGGGCTTTAGACTTGGCAAAAGAAGCGGAAGCCCTTGCCCAAACGCTAGAAAACTCGACCTCAGAAAGCTTGGGAATGAATAGTTCCACCATTCCAGTTGCCAAGCACGTAGATACGCTCATTCAGCCGACGCCAGAGGAACTGATCGAGCAGTTGGAAGCCAAGCCTTACAATATCCTCTTTTATGGCGGTCATGGCGTCCCGTCTCCCGATGGTGGTTTGTTATTTTTACGACCGAATACGACCTTAAGCGGTACGGAACTCGCCCAGGTGCTAACGCGCTGTCGGGTAACGTTGGCTGTCTTTAATGCCTGTTGGGGGGCGCAACCGGATCGTCATGGCGACTGTCCCATTCCCCGCAGTAGCTTGGCGGAGGTGTTGCTGCATCACGGAGTCCCGGCAGTATTGGGAATGCGAGATTCGATTGCCGATCGCGAGGCGTTAACATTTATCCAAGCCTTTGCTCAAGCCCTAGCGGATCGACTGCCGATCGATCAAGCCGTGGCGGTGGCTAGACAGCAACTTTTAACCATCTATAAGTTTAATCAACCCGCTTGGACGCTGCCGGTTTTGTATATGCACCCGGAGTTTGATGGCGAACTGATTCCCCCGTTGGAAGAAGGGGTGACAGAGTTACCCGAAAATTCCCTAACTTGGATGCAAAAATCGCTTTCGCCTGCCTGTTTGCGATCGCTCGGCGAAACCGAACAAGTTTGGCCAGTGCGCGGCGGCTTAATGCGGGTGGGACGATTGCCAGAAAATGATATTGTCATCCAAGAACGCTGGGTTTCTCAACGCCATGCTGAAATTATTTGTCGCGATCCGACTAGCGATCTAGAGGCGGAACCGACCTATTGGCTGCGCGATTTTTCTCGATATGGCACGTTGATTTCGGGTTTAGAAGGCTGGAAGAAAATTCATCATCAGGAAGTGCCCCTACAATCTGGCGTTAAGCTAAAATTTGGCAGTTCTCAAGGACAAACCTTAGAATTTATTGTCGAACGCCCTTAA
- a CDS encoding metallophosphoesterase, with product MHRLLTGPLSVEHLTIPIANLPVHLQGTKIVQLSDLHYDGVRLSEQMLADAIAASNRVQPDLVVLTGDYITYEPEPIYPLVQRLKHLQSRYGTYAVLGNHDLYYPNARNLVTQALTGIGVRVLWNEVAYPLGSELALVGLPDFWSKQFNPASVLDELEPQLPRIVLSHQPDSAQILQQWRVDLQLSGHTHGGQIILPLLGPLPAWQNTVRRLIPKPLRPWIPYMEDRCNHVVRHWEWSRGLHRIGQNLLYTNPGLGTYYPGRLCCPPEVTVFTLKEC from the coding sequence ATGCATAGGCTACTCACCGGCCCCCTCAGCGTCGAACATCTGACCATTCCTATCGCGAATCTTCCGGTTCACCTTCAGGGGACAAAGATTGTGCAATTATCGGACTTGCACTACGATGGGGTGCGCTTATCTGAGCAGATGCTAGCAGATGCGATCGCAGCTAGCAACCGCGTTCAACCCGATTTAGTGGTGCTTACAGGGGACTATATCACCTACGAACCCGAACCGATTTATCCCTTGGTTCAACGCCTCAAACACCTGCAAAGCCGCTATGGAACCTACGCCGTTTTAGGGAATCATGACCTTTACTATCCCAACGCTAGAAATCTTGTGACGCAAGCCTTAACGGGAATAGGCGTTCGCGTTCTCTGGAATGAAGTTGCTTATCCCTTGGGTTCGGAACTGGCTTTAGTCGGACTTCCCGATTTTTGGTCAAAACAATTTAATCCTGCTTCAGTTTTAGACGAACTTGAACCCCAACTTCCCCGCATTGTCCTATCTCATCAGCCCGATAGCGCCCAAATTCTGCAACAATGGCGCGTAGACTTGCAACTGTCTGGTCATACGCATGGGGGTCAAATTATTCTCCCCCTTTTAGGACCGCTTCCGGCGTGGCAGAATACGGTTCGTCGCCTCATCCCCAAACCCCTGCGGCCTTGGATACCTTATATGGAAGATAGGTGCAACCATGTGGTTCGCCACTGGGAATGGTCGAGGGGGTTGCATCGCATTGGTCAAAATCTCCTCTACACTAACCCCGGTTTAGGTACCTATTATCCCGGTCGCCTTTGCTGTCCGCCAGAGGTGACTGTCTTTACTTTAAAAGAGTGCTGA
- a CDS encoding 1-acyl-sn-glycerol-3-phosphate acyltransferase, translated as MSAYRWTWLDEFCLWYPPGWLILLNRHWQHYHADPDGWNGLEYFLFLLPGGFYLALLIRWLRLGCRLPRQHLTEFDPNYQQAFRDEVLSAIAQRYFRAQLHQSEHLPQTGPLIIAMNHAGMCFPWDFLNLAYLLGQERNWQVHPLAEVSLFEHPWVIWWLPVGWSQVLGGVQAKPEDFEAAVAHQTILLYAPEGLRGPQKGWLQRYQLQTFHPSFVQLSDRYQIPILPVICQGSEFLHPWTLNIQPLANLFQLPFLPVSLLILAFLLFPSMGVWAMRSRLQYSIQPPEPPESLPKNRTNAYRRAQNLREKLQNQLLSCKETGKISSDPKSKVKLF; from the coding sequence ATGAGTGCTTATCGTTGGACTTGGTTGGATGAGTTTTGCCTGTGGTATCCTCCGGGATGGCTGATTTTGTTAAATCGCCACTGGCAACATTATCATGCAGACCCGGATGGCTGGAATGGGTTGGAATATTTTCTATTTTTGCTACCCGGTGGCTTTTATCTGGCGTTACTCATCCGCTGGTTGCGTTTGGGGTGTCGTTTACCGCGCCAACATCTGACAGAATTTGACCCGAATTATCAGCAGGCGTTTCGCGATGAAGTGCTGAGTGCGATCGCTCAACGCTATTTTCGCGCACAATTGCACCAGAGCGAACATCTTCCCCAAACTGGGCCGTTAATTATTGCGATGAACCACGCGGGGATGTGTTTCCCGTGGGATTTTCTGAATTTAGCTTATTTGTTGGGTCAGGAACGCAACTGGCAGGTTCATCCCTTAGCCGAGGTTTCTCTATTTGAACATCCTTGGGTCATTTGGTGGCTTCCGGTAGGATGGTCGCAAGTGCTAGGAGGAGTCCAAGCTAAACCTGAAGATTTTGAAGCGGCGGTTGCCCATCAAACGATTTTACTCTATGCCCCGGAAGGATTGCGCGGCCCGCAAAAAGGCTGGTTGCAGCGTTACCAGTTACAGACGTTTCACCCCAGTTTTGTCCAATTGAGCGATCGCTATCAGATCCCAATCTTACCTGTCATTTGCCAAGGCAGCGAATTTTTACACCCCTGGACTCTCAATATTCAACCCCTCGCTAACCTGTTCCAACTCCCTTTTCTGCCCGTTTCTCTACTCATACTGGCGTTTCTCCTATTTCCCTCAATGGGGGTTTGGGCGATGCGTTCTCGTCTCCAGTACAGCATTCAACCCCCAGAACCTCCCGAAAGTCTTCCCAAAAATCGGACTAACGCTTACCGTCGCGCCCAAAATTTACGCGAAAAACTCCAAAACCAGTTGCTGAGTTGCAAGGAAACAGGGAAGATATCTAGCGATCCTAAATCAAAGGTGAAACTTTTCTAA
- a CDS encoding transglutaminase family protein: protein MDEYLQATDIIDWQHPEILAKARQLAFGQSSVDAIAKACFEWVRDEIYHSVDSQMNPLTCRASDVLRYKTGYCYAKSHLLAALLRANQIPAGFCYQRLSIDDQGAPYSLHGFNAVYLPQFGWYRIDARGNREGVNAQFHPPQEQLAFGIQFPEEVDFPAILSSPLAVVIEALQSQSAWDEMLAHLPDVSLELATESGLMGNGD, encoded by the coding sequence ATGGACGAATATCTGCAAGCAACAGATATTATTGACTGGCAACATCCTGAAATTTTAGCAAAGGCTCGCCAGCTAGCCTTTGGTCAGTCTAGCGTAGATGCGATCGCCAAAGCTTGTTTTGAGTGGGTGCGAGACGAAATCTACCACAGCGTTGACTCCCAAATGAATCCCTTAACTTGTCGCGCGTCAGATGTTCTCAGGTACAAGACGGGCTATTGCTATGCCAAAAGTCACTTACTCGCAGCGTTGTTACGCGCTAATCAAATTCCTGCGGGTTTTTGCTATCAACGCTTGAGTATTGATGACCAAGGGGCACCCTACAGTTTACATGGATTCAATGCAGTTTATCTTCCTCAATTCGGTTGGTATCGTATTGATGCTAGGGGAAATCGTGAGGGAGTGAATGCACAATTTCATCCCCCTCAAGAACAGTTAGCCTTTGGGATTCAGTTCCCGGAGGAAGTTGATTTTCCAGCTATTCTTTCGTCTCCTCTAGCCGTTGTGATAGAAGCTTTACAAAGCCAAAGCGCTTGGGATGAGATGTTAGCTCATCTCCCCGATGTCTCGCTAGAATTGGCAACTGAGTCTGGTTTGATGGGGAATGGTGACTAA
- a CDS encoding PP2C family serine/threonine-protein phosphatase produces MFLVGFGGGSLASTRGCLQRSTISILGICELINQLMAATLYCPNYNCQAPNPEHHKHCEKCRTLLPKRYLWSVEQSATPHQPGEIVGDRYLFKQQQIWLDTKPGSFSETPLELPAIALPYLKLIPYQIHLPQAYDWLETGSRHLLFLENIPLNPNRLNSSDPLAPALTQLWSTASPLRQLNWLWQIAQLWQPLSLQGVAATLLDPQLIRVEGPLIRLLELRPSGKSAPKLQQLGQLWSQWVKTAHPDATSGVQNLANRLIRGEIKGSEQLVSLLDESLAQFATSATLDFQIATLTNTGPSRRRNEDACYPPSGSSVCLSWDRASAHVPIPLTIVCDGIGGHEGGNVASQLAIETVQQRVEQLFHPDLHPDRLQTELEQAVCIANDRISQQNDSERRHERQRMGTTLVMALAQGHQMYITHVGDSRVYWITAFGCHQVTLDDDVATREVRLGYAFYRDALQHPGSGSLVQALGMSASDLLHPTVGRFILDGDGIFLLCSDGLSDGDRVEEYWESEILPVLNGQIDAKTAVERLVEIANTQNGHDNVTISLLHYRLLGGSNPPPLAHPESQRTVLSSPEPRSQSNLKTQLLPPSKSDWGILPLILGILLLLGLGVPLAYLLGVPNLLRAWQQTPVATSDPSIVVIPSPDPPPVAAPPQASLEARSLVQVEAIANNGIEQPPPLFLFSSLQAATERETLGEIPPNSLLYIQGKQTLENAEVWLNLRVCTVGPLSEPNLSAPVVPGNVGWVREIDLLPRSSVTSSPPQGCP; encoded by the coding sequence GTGTTTTTGGTAGGGTTTGGCGGCGGCTCCCTTGCATCTACCCGTGGCTGTCTGCAACGCTCAACAATCTCCATCCTCGGCATTTGCGAACTCATCAATCAACTCATGGCGGCAACACTCTACTGCCCAAACTACAACTGTCAGGCTCCTAACCCAGAACATCACAAACACTGTGAAAAATGCCGCACATTGCTGCCCAAGCGCTATCTGTGGTCAGTCGAGCAATCCGCAACCCCTCACCAACCGGGAGAAATTGTTGGCGATCGCTATCTCTTCAAGCAGCAGCAAATTTGGCTCGACACCAAGCCCGGAAGCTTCAGCGAAACGCCCCTAGAATTGCCAGCAATCGCCCTTCCTTACCTCAAACTTATCCCCTATCAGATCCACCTTCCCCAAGCCTACGATTGGCTAGAAACGGGTTCTAGGCATCTTCTGTTTTTAGAAAATATTCCCCTCAACCCCAATCGCCTCAACTCTAGCGATCCGCTAGCCCCTGCCCTAACGCAGCTTTGGTCAACCGCCAGCCCCCTACGCCAGCTCAATTGGCTCTGGCAAATTGCCCAACTGTGGCAGCCTCTCAGCTTGCAGGGCGTTGCCGCTACCCTCCTCGATCCGCAACTGATCCGCGTTGAAGGGCCGCTGATCCGCCTATTGGAACTGCGCCCTTCGGGCAAATCTGCCCCAAAATTGCAGCAACTCGGACAACTTTGGTCGCAATGGGTCAAAACCGCCCATCCGGATGCCACCTCTGGGGTACAAAACCTCGCCAACCGATTAATTCGGGGAGAAATCAAAGGTTCCGAACAACTCGTGTCTCTCCTTGATGAAAGTCTCGCCCAATTTGCCACCTCTGCAACGTTAGACTTTCAAATTGCCACCCTCACCAATACCGGCCCCAGTCGGCGACGTAACGAGGATGCTTGCTATCCGCCTAGTGGCAGTAGCGTTTGCCTGAGTTGGGATCGTGCCTCTGCCCATGTACCCATCCCCCTAACAATTGTCTGCGATGGAATTGGCGGTCATGAAGGGGGCAATGTTGCCTCGCAATTGGCGATTGAAACCGTTCAGCAACGGGTCGAACAGCTATTTCACCCAGACTTGCATCCCGATCGCTTGCAAACCGAACTCGAACAAGCCGTTTGTATCGCCAACGATCGCATCAGCCAGCAAAACGACAGCGAACGACGCCACGAACGCCAGCGCATGGGGACAACTCTGGTGATGGCCTTAGCCCAAGGTCATCAAATGTATATTACCCATGTGGGCGACTCCCGCGTGTACTGGATTACGGCTTTTGGCTGCCATCAAGTCACTTTAGATGATGATGTGGCAACCCGCGAAGTCCGTTTGGGCTATGCCTTCTATCGCGATGCGCTGCAACATCCAGGTTCGGGTTCCCTGGTGCAAGCTTTGGGCATGAGTGCGTCGGATTTGCTGCACCCTACGGTAGGTCGCTTTATTTTAGATGGGGATGGCATCTTTTTATTGTGTTCCGACGGTCTCAGCGATGGCGATCGCGTTGAGGAATATTGGGAAAGCGAAATCTTACCCGTTCTCAACGGTCAAATCGATGCTAAAACCGCCGTTGAGCGCCTCGTTGAAATTGCCAACACCCAAAACGGTCACGATAATGTCACCATCAGCCTCTTGCACTATCGCCTGCTGGGGGGGTCAAACCCTCCGCCGTTGGCGCATCCAGAAAGCCAGCGAACAGTCCTATCCTCTCCCGAACCCCGCAGTCAATCGAACCTGAAAACGCAATTGCTCCCCCCATCTAAATCGGATTGGGGAATTTTACCGCTGATTCTGGGTATTCTGCTGCTATTGGGGCTAGGCGTTCCCCTGGCTTACTTGCTGGGAGTGCCCAATCTTTTACGCGCTTGGCAGCAAACACCCGTTGCCACTTCCGACCCTTCGATTGTCGTTATCCCCTCACCCGATCCGCCTCCCGTGGCAGCACCGCCGCAAGCCAGCCTGGAAGCGCGATCGCTTGTACAAGTCGAGGCGATCGCCAATAACGGGATCGAACAACCCCCACCCCTATTTCTATTTAGCAGTCTCCAAGCCGCCACCGAACGAGAAACGCTTGGAGAAATCCCCCCCAACAGCCTGCTCTACATTCAAGGCAAACAAACCCTAGAGAACGCCGAAGTCTGGTTAAATCTTAGAGTCTGTACGGTCGGCCCCTTAAGCGAACCCAATCTTTCTGCCCCGGTTGTCCCCGGTAACGTTGGATGGGTGCGGGAAATCGATCTTCTACCGAGATCCAGCGTTACTTCTAGCCCCCCACAAGGTTGTCCTTAA
- the rpsU gene encoding 30S ribosomal protein S21 codes for MSQVIVNDSEQLDSALRRFKQKVSRAGIFSDMKKNRFFETPGQKRKRKEVARHRERQRLRNRSRRSVAG; via the coding sequence ATGAGTCAAGTCATCGTCAATGATAGCGAACAGTTAGATTCAGCTTTACGTCGATTTAAGCAAAAAGTATCCAGAGCGGGCATTTTTTCAGATATGAAGAAAAACCGCTTCTTTGAAACGCCCGGACAAAAGCGCAAGCGTAAGGAAGTTGCCAGACACCGAGAGCGTCAAAGACTCCGCAACCGTTCTAGACGAAGCGTCGCGGGTTAA
- a CDS encoding RNA-binding protein, protein MTIYVGNLSYQATEADIKEIFSEYGTVKQVQLPADRTTGRMRGFGFVEMQTETEEAAAIENLDGAEWMERTLKVNKARPREERKPSSGGWGDRSNFGRRY, encoded by the coding sequence ATGACCATCTATGTCGGGAATCTGTCCTACCAAGCCACCGAGGCAGATATCAAAGAAATCTTTTCTGAATATGGTACTGTAAAGCAAGTCCAGCTCCCGGCGGACAGAACAACGGGTCGAATGCGCGGTTTCGGCTTTGTTGAAATGCAAACAGAAACTGAAGAGGCTGCTGCTATCGAAAATCTGGATGGAGCCGAATGGATGGAACGAACCTTAAAGGTTAACAAAGCACGACCCCGCGAAGAAAGAAAACCCTCAAGTGGAGGCTGGGGCGATCGTAGCAACTTTGGGCGACGTTACTAG
- a CDS encoding alpha/beta fold hydrolase, translated as MTILPSMRANLATQTWTWQGFPIRYQTQGTRGPAVILIHGFGASLAHWRYNLPVLATECRCYAIDLIGFGGSAKPAPDTEIAYTFETWAQQIADFCREVIGEPALLVGNSIGCIVAMQAAVSYPEWVKEVALINCSLRLLHDRRRLQLPWYRRHGAPLLQRLLAVSWIGQLFFKQIAQPKVVRKILLQAYKRPEAVTDELVDLLMAPALDGGAGDVFLAFTRYSQGPLPEDLLEVLPCQALILWGTDDPWEPIALGRKFAEFPQVKQFIDLEGVGHCPQDEAPELVNPILLEWVKHWAT; from the coding sequence ATGACTATTTTGCCTTCGATGCGTGCTAACCTCGCAACCCAAACTTGGACTTGGCAAGGCTTTCCCATCCGCTATCAAACCCAAGGCACTCGCGGCCCGGCAGTGATTCTCATTCACGGCTTTGGGGCGTCGCTTGCCCATTGGCGTTACAATCTTCCCGTATTGGCAACAGAGTGCCGCTGTTATGCGATTGATTTAATTGGCTTTGGCGGATCGGCAAAACCTGCGCCCGATACTGAAATTGCCTATACGTTTGAAACCTGGGCGCAACAAATTGCTGATTTTTGTCGAGAAGTTATTGGAGAACCGGCTTTACTGGTGGGTAATTCCATTGGTTGTATTGTGGCGATGCAAGCCGCTGTCAGTTACCCGGAATGGGTGAAAGAAGTTGCCCTGATTAATTGCTCTTTGAGGCTACTGCACGATCGCCGACGGCTGCAACTGCCGTGGTATCGCCGCCACGGTGCGCCCCTATTGCAGCGCTTGCTAGCCGTTTCTTGGATTGGACAGCTTTTCTTTAAACAAATTGCTCAACCCAAAGTGGTGCGGAAAATTCTTCTGCAAGCCTACAAGCGCCCCGAAGCGGTGACAGATGAGTTGGTAGACTTATTGATGGCTCCTGCATTGGATGGAGGGGCAGGCGATGTGTTTCTGGCCTTTACTCGCTATTCTCAGGGGCCCCTGCCAGAGGATCTGTTAGAAGTTTTACCTTGTCAGGCGTTGATCCTCTGGGGGACGGACGATCCTTGGGAACCCATTGCTCTAGGACGAAAGTTTGCAGAATTCCCTCAAGTCAAACAGTTTATTGACTTAGAAGGCGTAGGCCACTGTCCTCAAGATGAAGCGCCAGAGTTAGTGAATCCAATTCTGTTGGAATGGGTTAAACATTGGGCGACTTAA